A section of the Tamandua tetradactyla isolate mTamTet1 chromosome 4, mTamTet1.pri, whole genome shotgun sequence genome encodes:
- the ETV3L gene encoding ETS translocation variant 3-like protein encodes MHCSCLAEGIAAFPSSYWISGLAFPDWAYKAESSPGSRQIQLWHFILELLQKEEFRHVIAWQQGEYGEFVIKDPDEVARLWGRRKCKPQMNYDKLSRALRYYYNKRILHKTKGKRFTYKFNFSKLIVISCPLWELQAPPSPHVLLRAPTLAPMGLHGELLHSMLFTHRAMVEQLTGQRVSRGPAGASEDKKGSSHSSDPRLGSAPAPFMLGPCCPFRSPEDPLPSFAPFAPALPAPLPCDWARFSGPLLPPPPAEQQLPGASKPDPLLPGGGCTPAAWHLPGLPLLAGLGAGAGERLRLLSLRPEGLGVKPSPLLGAKGWPDPRESIP; translated from the exons ATGCACTGCAGCTGCTTGGCCGAGGGCATCGCTGCCTTTCCCAGCAGCTACTGGATCTCAG GCCTGGCCTTCCCCGACTGGGCCTACAAAGCCGAGTCATCGCCGGGCTCGCGGCAGATCCAGCTGTGGCACTTCATCCTGGAACTGCTGCAGAAGGAAGAGTTCCGCCATGTCATCGCCTGGCAGCAGGGAGAATACGGGGAGTTTGTCATCAAGGACCCAGACGAGGTGGCCCGCCTCTGGGGCCGCAGGAAGTGCAAACCACAGATGAATTATGACAAGCTGAGCCGGGCCCTCAG ATATTACTACAATAAGAGAATACTGCACAAGACCAAAGGCAAGAGATTCACGTACAAGTTCAACTTCAGCAAGCTCATTGTGATCAGCTGCCCTCTGTGGGAGCTGCAGGCACCACCGTCGCCGCACGTGCTGCTGCGGGCCCCCACCCTGGCACCCATGGGCCTGCACGGTGAG CTCCTGCACAGCATGCTGTTCACCCATCGGGCCATGGTAGAGCAGCTGACCGGGCAGCGGGTCTCCCGAGGGCCAGCAGGGGCCTCTGAGGATAAGAAGGGAAGCAGCCACAGCAGTGACCCCC gACTTGGCTCCGCCCCCGCCCCCTTCATGCTCGGCCCTTGCTGTCCTTTCCGGAGCCCCGAGGACCCGCTGCCAAGTTTCGCCCCCTTCGCCCCTGCCCTCCCGGCCCCTCTCCCCTGCGACTGGGCTCGCTTCTCGGGGCCCCtgctgcccccgccccccgcagAGCAGCAGCTGCCGGGCGCCTCCAAGCCCGACCCCCTGCTCCCCGGAGGCGGGTGCACCCCAGCGGCCTGGCACCTTCCTGGCCTTCCCCTGCTGGCCGGGCTGGGAGCGGGGGCTGGAGAGAGGCTCCGGCTCCTGTCGCTGCGGCCTGAGGGGCTGGGAGTAAAGCCCAGTCCGTTGTTAGGGGCAAAAGGGTGGCCAGACCCCAGGGAAAGCATCCCCTGA